GGGCCTACAATTACATCGCTGCCGCGTATTTGCGGGTTGTATGCCAGGCTATGGGCTTGTGCGGCATCGTCCTTACTATCATAAACCTGTAATTTGTAATTAGCCCCATTTGCGGCCAACGAATCGAGGGCGAGTTTAAATCCCTGGTAAAACTCAACCGACATGTTGGCTTTTTTAAGACCTGCGGCACTGTATTTTAAACCTGGTATAAGGTGGTCTAAACCTAAGGGAAGTATTAATGATATGGTAGAAACCTTAGCCTCTTCTTTTACAGGCTGTGGTGCAGGTTTTTGAACAGCTACGGGCTTATCGGCCGGTTTTGCAACAGGTTTGGGTATAGTTCTGATCTTGGGCGAACATGCACCCAAGATCAAAGCTATCATCACTATTAACCACTTATTCCCACTCAATTGTAGCAGGTGGTTTCGAACTGATGTCATATACTACCCGGTTAATTCCTTTAACGTTATTAATGATCTCGTTTGAGATCTTGGCCAGCAGATCGTACGGCAGGTGGCACCAATCTGCCGTCATCCCGTCTAACGATTCTACCGCTCTTAGGCATATTACGTTTTCGTAAGTACGCTCATCGCCCATAACACCTACCGATTGTACCGGTAAATATATGGCACCTGCTTGCCAAACTTTATCATAAACACCTGCCGACCGCAAATTGTTGATATAAATCGCATCGGCCTGTTGTAATATATCTACTTTCTCTGGCGTAATGTCGCCTAAAATCCTGATAGCCAAGCCCGGACCCGGGAAAGGGTGGCGGCCTAAAATATTCGGATCGATGCCTAAAGCTTTACCTACTTTACGTACTTCGTCTTTAAATAGGGTGTTTAAAGGCTCAACTACCTTTAGTTTCATAAAATCGGGCAACCCGCCTACGTTGTGGTGCGATTTGATGGTAGCCGATGGGCCCTTAACCGAAACCGACTCGATAACATCAGGATAGATGGTACCCTGACCTAACCAGCTTACGCCCTGTACTTCGTGCGCGGCATCATCAAATACCTCTATAAACACACGGCCAATGGCTTTACGTTTCTTTTCAGGATCGGTTAAACCTGCCAGGGCATCGTAAAAACGCTGCTTGGCATCAATCCCTTTTATATTAAGGCCCATGTGCTGGTACGAATCCAATACCGATTGGTACTCATCCTTACGCAATAAGCCGTTATCAACAAATATACAATGCAGGTTGGTGCC
This portion of the Inquilinus sp. KBS0705 genome encodes:
- the guaA gene encoding glutamine-hydrolyzing GMP synthase, yielding MQEKILILDFGSQFTQLIARRVRELNIYCEIHPFNKFPEVDSSVKGIILSGSPYSVRQDDAPRFDFEKYHNTLPILGVCYGAQYVAHFHGGEVLASSTREYGRANLEFIKPGNELFKAIPANSQVWMSHADTIARIADDFEIIASTDSVEVAAYQVKGTKTYGIQFHPEVTHSTDGKQLLQNFLVDICGCSQDWTPDSFIETTIAELKAKLGDDKVVLGLSGGVDSSVAAVLLHQAIGTNLHCIFVDNGLLRKDEYQSVLDSYQHMGLNIKGIDAKQRFYDALAGLTDPEKKRKAIGRVFIEVFDDAAHEVQGVSWLGQGTIYPDVIESVSVKGPSATIKSHHNVGGLPDFMKLKVVEPLNTLFKDEVRKVGKALGIDPNILGRHPFPGPGLAIRILGDITPEKVDILQQADAIYINNLRSAGVYDKVWQAGAIYLPVQSVGVMGDERTYENVICLRAVESLDGMTADWCHLPYDLLAKISNEIINNVKGINRVVYDISSKPPATIEWE